Proteins encoded by one window of Companilactobacillus ginsenosidimutans:
- a CDS encoding Cof-type HAD-IIB family hydrolase, with the protein MYKMIVCDLDETLLKDDGELSEKNIGAIKTAVEKGVYFVPNSGRSYLSFENVLKETNLSGLPDQYSISYNGGLILENEDNRTIQVNSMDYEIAKTIFEIGISDANADVHVYLQDDLFIYGLKDDDANYLTSRGVEFNQMDSNDFSIFKNKNIMKIIMDLPTMELRKEMQQKVESKVNASALATTFSSDRYVEFNPAGVDKGSAAIQLGEKLNIKSDEIIAVGDNGNDLSMLKVVGLPISVANGLDSVKQAAKYITKSDNNHDALAEIINKFIL; encoded by the coding sequence ATGTATAAAATGATTGTTTGCGATTTAGATGAGACTTTGTTGAAAGACGATGGAGAATTAAGTGAGAAAAATATTGGCGCAATTAAAACAGCAGTAGAAAAGGGAGTTTACTTTGTACCGAATTCTGGACGCAGTTACTTGTCATTTGAAAACGTACTTAAAGAAACTAATCTTTCAGGTTTACCTGATCAATATTCAATATCCTATAATGGCGGATTGATTTTAGAAAATGAAGATAATCGGACTATTCAGGTAAATTCAATGGATTATGAAATTGCCAAAACCATTTTTGAAATTGGAATTTCCGATGCCAATGCAGATGTCCACGTCTATTTGCAAGATGACTTGTTCATATATGGATTAAAGGATGACGATGCAAACTATCTCACAAGTAGAGGAGTTGAATTCAATCAAATGGACTCAAATGATTTCTCTATTTTTAAAAATAAAAACATTATGAAGATAATCATGGATTTGCCAACAATGGAATTGAGAAAAGAAATGCAGCAAAAGGTGGAAAGTAAGGTTAATGCTTCTGCATTGGCAACTACCTTTTCATCTGATAGATATGTGGAATTCAATCCAGCGGGAGTCGACAAAGGTAGTGCCGCGATTCAATTAGGTGAAAAGTTGAATATTAAGTCTGATGAAATCATTGCTGTTGGAGACAATGGAAATGACTTATCAATGCTCAAAGTTGTAGGATTACCAATTAGTGTCGCAAATGGTTTGGATTCAGTAAAGCAAGCAGCAAAATACATTACAAAATCTGACAATAACCATGATGCACTTGCAGAAATTATTAATAAATTCATCCTATAG
- a CDS encoding elongation factor G: MKDIITGIVAHVDAGKTTLSESMLFDSGEIRNLGRVDNGDAFLDSDALEKKRGITIFSHQAEFQYKDMNVTLLDTPGHIDFVSQTEQVLQVLDYAILVVSATDGIQGHTRTLWRLLDKYQVPTFIFINKADANTAELSNVMDQLQNEFSTGCIAFASVDHDVQEEISLQDDAMVEQFLENDGLSDTDIQTLINQRKIFPCFTGSALKNTGITEFLDGLNQWTTENEILPDFAAKVFKVTHDHGERLSWIRVYGGSVKTKSLIYKDEKVNQIRIYNGEKYNTTSELKSNQVGAVTGLTKTFPGLALGNISGQAGSMIQPVLSYQLNSMDNEINTCLTALNQLNDENPQLNVKWNNDSKIITISVMGVIQLEILKQIMLERFDLSIDFDQGRILYKETISKSVEAVGHFEPLRHYAEVHLLLEPGERGSGITIASSCSQDVLPSNWQHQVLSNLSAKQHLGVLVGAPLTDIKITLINGRGSNVHSVGGDFRQATWRAVRQGLMMLQEQSGNVLLEPWYRFKLIINQNEVGRAMNDIQKMHGELDPLNNVSTYATTTLTGRAPVSEMADYAQEVREYTHGQGDLECIIDGFFECHDTEKVVQEINYNPVSDLENTPDSVFCAHGAGYPVPWNEVPEMAHVPYQKV, encoded by the coding sequence ATGAAGGATATTATCACTGGTATCGTCGCACACGTTGATGCTGGTAAAACCACACTTTCTGAGTCCATGTTATTTGATTCAGGGGAAATACGTAATTTAGGTCGAGTCGATAATGGTGATGCATTTTTAGATTCTGATGCGCTCGAAAAAAAGCGCGGGATTACAATTTTTTCACATCAGGCCGAGTTTCAATATAAAGACATGAATGTGACATTACTAGACACACCAGGTCATATTGATTTCGTTAGTCAAACTGAGCAAGTACTTCAAGTATTGGACTATGCGATTTTGGTTGTATCTGCTACTGATGGGATTCAAGGTCATACTCGGACACTTTGGCGTTTATTGGACAAATATCAAGTACCAACTTTTATTTTTATTAATAAAGCGGATGCCAATACAGCAGAACTCTCGAATGTAATGGATCAACTTCAAAATGAGTTCTCAACTGGTTGTATAGCGTTTGCTTCTGTTGACCATGATGTCCAAGAAGAAATTTCCTTACAAGATGATGCAATGGTGGAACAGTTTTTAGAAAACGATGGACTGTCTGACACGGACATTCAAACATTGATTAATCAGCGTAAAATATTTCCTTGCTTTACAGGATCAGCATTAAAAAACACTGGAATCACAGAATTTTTAGATGGACTAAATCAATGGACTACGGAAAATGAGATTCTTCCTGACTTTGCCGCAAAGGTTTTTAAAGTTACCCATGATCATGGAGAAAGACTTAGCTGGATCAGAGTTTACGGCGGTTCTGTTAAGACTAAATCCCTGATTTATAAAGATGAAAAGGTTAACCAAATTAGAATTTATAATGGTGAAAAATATAATACGACTTCAGAATTGAAATCAAATCAAGTAGGTGCGGTAACAGGTTTAACAAAAACTTTTCCGGGTTTGGCGCTAGGAAACATATCGGGTCAGGCTGGATCAATGATACAACCGGTTTTGAGTTATCAACTTAATTCAATGGATAATGAAATTAACACCTGTTTAACAGCTTTGAATCAATTGAATGATGAAAACCCCCAATTAAATGTTAAGTGGAATAATGATTCTAAAATTATTACTATTTCGGTCATGGGCGTAATCCAATTAGAGATTTTGAAACAAATTATGCTTGAACGTTTTGATTTGAGTATTGACTTCGATCAGGGAAGAATTCTTTACAAAGAGACAATTTCCAAATCAGTCGAAGCTGTTGGCCACTTTGAACCACTGCGTCATTATGCAGAGGTACATTTATTGCTTGAACCGGGAGAACGTGGCTCAGGAATCACTATAGCCTCTAGTTGCAGTCAAGATGTGCTCCCTAGTAATTGGCAACATCAAGTGTTAAGTAATTTGTCAGCAAAACAACACTTAGGTGTTTTAGTGGGTGCTCCATTAACTGACATCAAAATTACGTTGATTAATGGACGTGGTAGCAATGTACATTCAGTGGGTGGTGATTTTCGACAGGCCACCTGGAGAGCTGTTAGACAAGGATTAATGATGCTTCAAGAGCAAAGCGGCAATGTTTTATTAGAACCTTGGTACAGATTCAAGTTGATCATCAATCAAAATGAAGTTGGTCGAGCAATGAATGATATTCAAAAGATGCATGGTGAATTGGATCCGTTAAATAACGTTTCTACTTATGCGACCACAACACTTACCGGTCGAGCACCGGTTTCTGAAATGGCAGATTATGCCCAAGAGGTTAGAGAATATACACACGGACAAGGTGATCTGGAATGTATCATTGACGGTTTCTTTGAATGTCATGATACCGAAAAAGTAGTTCAAGAAATAAATTACAATCCGGTCAGTGATTTAGAAAACACACCTGACTCAGTATTTTGCGCTCATGGTGCTGGTTATCCTGTTCCTTGGAATGAAGTTCCAGAAATGGCGCATGTTCCATATCAAAAAGTATAG
- a CDS encoding aldose epimerase family protein yields MISKKNFGQVNGENVELYTIENDNKTKISVMSYAATWQNFEVVEDGVSHSLIEHYDDLDGYLNDGYQVGRNVGRVAGRIGNAKFTINGNQFHLPANEGDNLLHGGNNGIQTHNFSSEMDEKNKSVTFKTTMKSSEDNFPGDLDLTITYKLTKNDEVEISYTGVSTEDTLFNPTCHVYFNLLNDQSDVSDMSLQINADKSLAVYGDKVPTGGMLPMTSGYDFRKPRTIAQGLKDLYDENQKIEFDDCYVIGNTKSSVATLSGDGRSVDLYSDRNGMVIFTANPKDSDKAEKHEYSSLATELQYLPDAINHKDFGDIVLPKGKTVKFTNKYKYTR; encoded by the coding sequence ATGATTAGCAAGAAAAACTTTGGCCAAGTAAACGGTGAAAACGTCGAACTTTATACTATTGAAAATGATAATAAAACGAAAATTAGCGTGATGAGTTACGCTGCTACTTGGCAAAACTTCGAAGTTGTTGAAGATGGAGTTAGTCACTCATTGATTGAACATTATGATGACTTAGATGGATACTTAAATGATGGTTATCAAGTCGGAAGGAATGTTGGTCGTGTTGCTGGAAGAATCGGTAATGCGAAATTTACGATTAATGGTAACCAATTTCATTTACCAGCAAATGAAGGGGATAACTTACTTCATGGTGGTAACAATGGAATTCAAACTCATAATTTCAGTAGTGAAATGGATGAGAAGAACAAAAGTGTTACCTTCAAGACAACTATGAAGAGCTCTGAAGACAATTTTCCTGGTGATTTGGATTTAACTATTACATATAAGTTGACAAAAAATGATGAAGTTGAAATTTCATATACTGGCGTCAGCACTGAAGATACGTTGTTTAATCCAACCTGTCACGTGTACTTCAATTTGTTAAATGATCAGTCAGACGTAAGTGACATGTCACTACAAATTAATGCCGACAAGTCATTAGCAGTATACGGTGACAAGGTTCCTACTGGTGGCATGCTTCCGATGACATCCGGCTACGACTTTAGAAAGCCAAGAACAATTGCTCAAGGTTTAAAAGACCTATATGATGAAAATCAAAAGATTGAATTTGATGATTGTTATGTAATCGGCAATACCAAATCATCTGTTGCTACATTAAGTGGTGATGGACGTTCAGTCGATTTATATTCTGATCGCAATGGCATGGTTATTTTCACTGCTAATCCCAAAGATTCCGATAAAGCTGAAAAGCATGAATACAGCAGTTTAGCAACTGAATTACAATATTTACCAGATGCAATTAACCACAAAGACTTTGGTGATATTGTTTTACCAAAAGGGAAGACAGTTAAGTTTACAAACAAATACAAATATACAAGATAG
- the pgmB gene encoding beta-phosphoglucomutase: MVDFKNIKGFVFDLDGVIADTSVYHSKAWHQLADELGVQWSEDLANNLKGVSRMDSLELILKTGGKENDYTQEEKEKYAAKKNTNYLELLKGMNASAILPGISDFLTSLEEHDYKLSLASASKNSPLVLEQLGLAQYFKEKVDPSTLKHGKPDPEIFARGAEVLGLKPEECIGIEDAKVGVESINSAGETSIGIGDPNILNEADINFTSTTDLTLNNIQKAMEVGQLND; this comes from the coding sequence ATGGTTGATTTTAAAAACATTAAAGGATTCGTATTTGATTTAGATGGTGTTATCGCAGATACTTCTGTTTATCATTCAAAAGCTTGGCACCAATTAGCTGATGAATTGGGTGTTCAATGGAGTGAAGATTTGGCTAATAATCTTAAAGGTGTTAGCCGTATGGATTCACTTGAATTAATTCTCAAAACTGGTGGTAAGGAAAACGACTATACACAAGAAGAAAAAGAAAAATATGCTGCGAAGAAAAATACTAACTACTTGGAACTTTTGAAGGGTATGAATGCTTCAGCAATTTTACCAGGAATTTCAGACTTTTTAACATCTCTAGAAGAGCATGATTACAAACTTTCATTAGCTTCTGCTTCAAAGAATTCCCCACTAGTCCTTGAACAATTAGGATTGGCACAATACTTCAAGGAGAAAGTTGATCCATCAACATTGAAACATGGTAAACCAGATCCTGAAATCTTCGCACGTGGTGCTGAAGTATTGGGCTTAAAGCCTGAAGAATGTATTGGTATTGAAGATGCAAAAGTCGGTGTGGAATCAATTAATTCTGCTGGAGAGACTTCTATCGGTATTGGTGATCCTAATATCTTGAACGAAGCGGATATCAATTTTACTAGTACAACAGATTTAACATTAAATAATATTCAAAAAGCGATGGAAGTAGGACAATTGAATGATTAG
- a CDS encoding glycoside hydrolase family 65 protein: MKRIFEVQPWNVETHEFKAENKRLQESMTSLGNGYMGMRGFFDEDYSGDSLPGIYLGGVWYPDKTRVGWWKNGYPKYFGKVINAVNFIKMNFEINGSKLDLAKDTISDFDLNLDLKNAVLTRSFVVTKGDSKIQFDFERFLSVAQKELSVQKVIFKNLSSNPVDIKVISSIDANVKNEDANYDEHFWEVRHIDENSLVAETTANDFGTPRFTSGMQATYVTSFEQVNNEVTDLETATTFSGKLNENEVGTIEKRVIVVTSRDYDSTADLTASMNNLSSTISDSSYDQLLTAHSNVWAERWQQSDIQIMGDDEAQQGIRFNLFGLFTTYYGDDARLNIGPKGFTGEKYGGATYWDTEAFAVPVYLGITKPEVTKNLLMYRYKQLDGAYVNAQEQGLKGALYPMVTFNGIECHNEWEITFEEIHRNGDIAFAIYNYTRYTGDKSYVLHEGSKVLTEISRFWADRVHFSQRNNQYMIHGVTGPDEYENNVDNNWNTNYLARWTLEYTLKVLNEVAPEQAKQLNVSDEEKAKWQDIVDRMYLPYDKDLDIFVQHDGFLDKDLQPVSSIPADQLPINQHWSWDKILRSPYIKQGDVLQVMYDFIDSFTEEEKKHNFDFYEPLTVHESSLSAAIYSVVAADLHYEKKAVELYERTARLDLDNYNNDTVDGLHITSMTGGWISIVQGFAGMRVHDDTLSYKPFLPQKWNSYSFRQVFRGRVIEVAVDNKGSHFKLISGEPLNIEVDGKPLSLESLQTN; the protein is encoded by the coding sequence ATGAAAAGAATTTTTGAAGTTCAACCTTGGAATGTAGAAACACACGAGTTCAAAGCTGAAAACAAAAGATTGCAGGAATCTATGACCAGCTTAGGTAATGGATATATGGGTATGCGTGGTTTCTTCGATGAAGATTATTCTGGAGATAGTTTACCAGGAATTTATTTAGGAGGTGTTTGGTACCCAGATAAGACTAGAGTAGGCTGGTGGAAGAATGGTTATCCTAAGTATTTTGGTAAAGTTATCAATGCGGTAAACTTCATCAAAATGAATTTTGAGATCAATGGTTCAAAATTGGATTTAGCCAAGGATACAATCTCAGATTTTGACCTTAATCTCGATTTAAAAAATGCTGTTCTAACTCGTTCATTTGTTGTTACAAAGGGTGATAGCAAAATTCAATTTGATTTTGAAAGATTTTTAAGTGTTGCGCAAAAGGAATTATCTGTTCAAAAAGTTATTTTCAAGAACCTATCTTCGAACCCCGTCGATATTAAAGTAATTTCCTCAATTGATGCTAACGTTAAGAATGAGGATGCTAACTACGATGAACATTTCTGGGAAGTTCGCCATATTGATGAAAATAGCTTAGTAGCTGAAACAACAGCAAATGATTTTGGTACTCCAAGATTTACATCAGGAATGCAAGCGACATACGTTACAAGTTTTGAACAAGTTAATAATGAAGTTACTGATTTGGAAACAGCCACTACTTTCTCAGGTAAGTTGAACGAAAATGAAGTTGGTACAATTGAGAAGAGAGTTATAGTTGTCACATCCCGTGATTATGATTCAACAGCCGATTTGACAGCTTCTATGAATAATCTTTCATCAACAATTTCTGATAGCTCATACGATCAATTGTTAACTGCACATAGTAATGTTTGGGCAGAACGTTGGCAACAATCCGATATTCAAATTATGGGTGACGACGAAGCACAACAAGGAATCCGCTTTAACTTGTTTGGATTGTTCACTACTTATTATGGTGATGACGCAAGATTGAATATTGGTCCAAAAGGATTTACTGGTGAAAAATATGGTGGAGCAACTTATTGGGACACTGAGGCCTTTGCTGTCCCTGTTTATCTAGGAATTACTAAGCCAGAAGTTACTAAGAATCTGTTGATGTATAGATATAAACAGTTAGATGGTGCCTATGTAAATGCCCAAGAGCAGGGCTTAAAGGGTGCACTTTATCCAATGGTTACCTTTAACGGTATTGAGTGCCACAACGAATGGGAAATTACTTTTGAGGAAATTCATCGTAATGGTGATATTGCTTTTGCAATTTATAATTACACCCGTTATACCGGTGACAAATCATATGTTTTACATGAAGGTTCAAAAGTATTAACCGAGATTTCTAGATTCTGGGCTGATCGTGTTCACTTTAGTCAACGAAATAATCAATACATGATTCATGGTGTCACTGGCCCTGATGAGTATGAAAATAACGTTGATAATAACTGGAATACTAATTATTTGGCTCGTTGGACACTTGAATATACCTTGAAGGTTCTTAACGAAGTTGCACCAGAACAAGCTAAACAGCTTAATGTTTCAGATGAAGAAAAAGCTAAGTGGCAAGACATTGTTGATAGGATGTATCTTCCATATGACAAAGATTTGGATATTTTCGTTCAACACGATGGTTTCTTGGACAAGGATTTACAACCTGTAAGTTCAATTCCTGCAGATCAATTGCCAATTAATCAGCACTGGTCATGGGATAAAATTTTACGTTCACCATACATCAAACAAGGTGATGTACTTCAAGTTATGTATGACTTCATTGATAGTTTTACTGAAGAGGAGAAGAAACACAATTTTGATTTCTACGAACCATTGACTGTTCATGAGTCAAGTCTATCTGCAGCAATTTATTCTGTAGTCGCAGCAGACCTTCATTACGAAAAGAAAGCGGTTGAATTATATGAGAGAACAGCTAGACTAGACTTAGATAACTATAATAATGACACCGTTGATGGTTTGCATATTACTTCAATGACTGGTGGCTGGATTTCAATTGTTCAAGGTTTTGCTGGAATGAGAGTTCACGACGATACTTTAAGCTATAAACCATTCTTACCACAAAAATGGAATAGCTATTCATTTAGACAAGTATTTAGAGGACGAGTAATTGAAGTTGCCGTTGATAATAAAGGTAGTCACTTCAAATTAATCTCAGGAGAACCACTAAACATTGAGGTTGATGGAAAGCCTCTTTCATTAGAATCACTACAAACTAATTAA
- a CDS encoding SLC45 family MFS transporter, giving the protein MLSLGFLGVQMAFTLQSSQMSRIFQTIGADPNNLGWFFILPPLAGLIVQPIVGYYSDRTWAPKLGGRRLPYLILGTVVAAIVMFLLPNSGSLGFGYGSMAALLFGAITVAFLDLSSNIAMQPFKMMVGDMVNDDQKSYAYGIQSFLSNTGAVIAAIFPFVLTAFGLANTAKKGVVPQSVIWSFYLGAVILVISTVITIMRVKEYDPATYAKYHGISEDANKTGGNWLALLKKAPKVFWTVTLVQFFCWMAFQYLWTYSAGAISVNVWNTANASSSGYQAAGNWYGVLAAVQSIAAVVWSYVLAKVPNNHHKLGYALSLILGAIGFVSVFFIHSQYLLIGSFVLVGMAWASMNTYPLTMITNALSGEHMGTYLGLFNGSICLPQIVASLLSFALFPLLGNSQPHMFLLGGIIMAIGALSVGFIKETYKA; this is encoded by the coding sequence ATGCTTAGTCTTGGATTTTTAGGCGTTCAAATGGCATTTACGCTACAAAGTTCTCAAATGAGTCGTATTTTCCAGACTATCGGAGCAGATCCAAATAATTTAGGTTGGTTCTTCATTTTGCCTCCATTGGCTGGGTTAATTGTTCAACCAATTGTTGGATATTATTCAGATAGAACCTGGGCACCAAAACTTGGTGGTAGAAGATTACCATACTTAATCTTAGGTACTGTTGTTGCCGCCATCGTAATGTTTTTACTTCCAAACTCAGGATCACTTGGATTTGGCTATGGTTCTATGGCAGCTTTATTGTTTGGTGCTATCACAGTTGCTTTTCTTGATTTATCTTCTAACATTGCAATGCAACCATTTAAAATGATGGTTGGTGACATGGTCAATGATGATCAAAAGAGTTATGCATATGGAATTCAAAGTTTCTTGTCAAATACCGGTGCAGTTATTGCAGCTATTTTCCCATTTGTATTAACAGCATTTGGTCTAGCAAATACTGCTAAAAAAGGTGTTGTACCACAGTCAGTTATTTGGTCATTCTATCTTGGTGCAGTTATCTTAGTTATTTCTACAGTAATCACAATTATGAGAGTTAAAGAGTATGATCCTGCTACATATGCCAAGTATCATGGTATTTCTGAAGATGCCAATAAAACTGGCGGTAACTGGTTGGCACTTTTGAAGAAAGCACCTAAGGTATTCTGGACGGTTACATTAGTGCAATTCTTCTGTTGGATGGCTTTCCAATATCTATGGACTTATTCAGCTGGAGCAATCTCAGTTAACGTTTGGAATACTGCCAATGCAAGTTCATCTGGTTATCAAGCAGCTGGTAACTGGTATGGTGTTCTAGCAGCCGTACAATCTATCGCTGCAGTTGTCTGGTCATATGTTTTAGCAAAAGTTCCTAACAATCACCACAAATTGGGTTATGCGCTTAGTTTGATTTTAGGAGCAATTGGTTTCGTATCAGTATTCTTCATACACAGTCAATACTTATTAATTGGTTCATTTGTTTTAGTAGGTATGGCTTGGGCTTCAATGAATACATATCCACTAACCATGATTACCAATGCTTTATCAGGTGAACATATGGGTACATATTTAGGCTTATTCAATGGATCAATTTGTTTGCCACAAATCGTTGCTTCACTATTAAGTTTCGCATTATTCCCATTGCTAGGTAATTCACAACCACACATGTTCTTATTAGGTGGAATTATCATGGCAATCGGTGCATTATCAGTCGGATTTATTAAAGAAACATACAAAGCTTAA
- a CDS encoding LacI family DNA-binding transcriptional regulator — translation MVTIRDIAKEAGVSPSTASRALNKNPHISRETIEKITKIADKLGYMPDYNAKNLTTGEASAVGVIFPVGGNGTPANPFYVNVLSGVNDELIKRGYALSVAITKSIDDLKKNVKSMVYQSKIKRFILLYSQKNDPIAKFLRDNNLRFVVIGQPMNKNDYYVDNNNVDAGAAATRYLIETNDVYKIAFIHSRNNWIFEQQRFEGFQKAIGDANLKFVDVPVDETNNDNVKNIIRLNSDLDGGVATDDLNAMNFIDSFNQVYPNLDFHMIGFNNSLPHVLLEKNYKTMDLFPEEMGVKAALLLFSDRENKDIDKKQHLIVGYQII, via the coding sequence GTGGTAACAATTAGAGACATAGCCAAAGAAGCAGGAGTTTCTCCATCGACAGCATCGCGTGCGCTAAATAAAAATCCGCACATTAGTCGAGAGACAATTGAAAAAATAACAAAAATAGCTGACAAGTTAGGATATATGCCAGATTATAATGCCAAGAATTTAACCACCGGAGAGGCAAGCGCCGTTGGTGTAATTTTCCCCGTGGGCGGAAATGGAACTCCAGCGAATCCTTTCTATGTCAATGTTCTAAGTGGTGTGAATGATGAATTAATTAAACGTGGATATGCATTGTCTGTTGCCATAACCAAGTCTATTGATGACTTAAAAAAGAATGTTAAATCGATGGTTTATCAAAGTAAAATCAAACGATTTATTTTACTTTATTCACAAAAAAATGATCCTATTGCAAAATTTCTAAGAGATAATAACTTGCGATTTGTCGTAATTGGTCAACCAATGAATAAAAACGATTATTATGTTGATAATAATAATGTGGATGCAGGTGCTGCTGCAACGAGATATTTGATTGAAACCAATGATGTTTACAAGATTGCATTTATCCATTCACGAAATAATTGGATTTTTGAACAACAAAGATTTGAAGGATTTCAAAAGGCAATTGGCGATGCAAACTTAAAATTTGTTGATGTACCTGTAGATGAAACTAATAACGACAATGTGAAGAATATTATTCGACTTAATTCTGACCTTGATGGTGGGGTAGCAACAGATGATCTTAATGCGATGAATTTTATTGACAGTTTTAATCAAGTTTATCCTAACCTAGATTTTCACATGATTGGATTCAACAACTCGTTGCCACATGTGTTGTTGGAGAAAAACTATAAAACAATGGATCTATTTCCAGAGGAAATGGGTGTGAAAGCCGCTCTGTTGCTATTTAGCGATCGCGAAAACAAAGATATCGATAAGAAACAGCATTTGATAGTGGGATATCAAATAATATAA
- a CDS encoding DoxX family protein produces the protein MVKFLRNSKVASVILTIIRVYLGIKWTISGWEKITGGAADATKGMLAAAVKAPVTGPTGKTVYPWFNDMISGILPHAQGMSVLISWGEFLVGLGLIFGCLTTAAAFFALLMNFSYLLAGAISVNPMYIFLEYFILIAGFNAGKIGLDYWVMPWVRKHIFRRKSVA, from the coding sequence ATGGTTAAGTTTTTGAGAAATAGCAAAGTAGCGTCAGTTATTTTGACAATCATAAGAGTTTATTTGGGAATCAAATGGACAATATCAGGTTGGGAGAAAATTACAGGTGGAGCTGCAGATGCCACAAAAGGGATGTTAGCAGCAGCCGTTAAAGCTCCAGTGACAGGTCCAACTGGCAAAACCGTTTATCCATGGTTCAATGATATGATCAGCGGAATATTGCCACATGCGCAAGGCATGAGCGTCTTGATCTCATGGGGAGAATTCCTAGTTGGGTTAGGCTTAATATTTGGATGTTTAACAACTGCAGCAGCATTCTTCGCATTACTAATGAACTTCTCATACCTATTGGCGGGTGCGATTTCAGTAAATCCAATGTACATTTTCCTGGAATATTTCATTTTAATCGCAGGATTCAATGCCGGAAAAATAGGTTTGGATTACTGGGTAATGCCTTGGGTCAGAAAACACATATTTAGAAGAAAATCAGTAGCTTAA
- a CDS encoding lactate oxidase: MTEINGYTQSDNEKELHILNLPSLEAEAKKIIPTGGFGYISGGSEDEWTLNENTKAFNNVQIVPRVLSDIDDPQTDTSIFGIDLTMPIITSPSAAQGLAHSQAEKDTARGIAKAGTIMSQSTYASTSIADTAEAGNGAPQFFQLYMSKDWTFNESLLNEAKRVGAKAILLTADATVDGYRESDIINNFQFPLPMANLEKFSSGAGKGKGIGEIYAAAAQKISPDDVQRIKDITGLPVVVKGVQSPEDALIAIGAGADGVYVSNHGGRQLNGGPASFDVLADVAKAVNHKVPVIFDSGIRRGSHVFKALASGADIVALARPIIYGLALGGADGVYSVIEHLNNEFKTVMQLAGTKTIDDVKHAKLIKK, translated from the coding sequence ATGACAGAAATTAATGGCTACACACAAAGTGATAATGAAAAAGAGTTACATATTTTAAATTTACCTAGTCTTGAAGCAGAAGCAAAGAAAATCATTCCAACTGGTGGCTTTGGATACATCAGTGGCGGTTCAGAGGATGAATGGACTCTAAATGAAAACACAAAGGCGTTCAATAATGTGCAGATTGTTCCTCGTGTATTAAGTGATATCGATGATCCACAAACTGATACATCAATTTTTGGTATTGATTTAACAATGCCAATTATAACTTCACCTTCTGCTGCTCAAGGCTTGGCCCACTCCCAAGCTGAAAAGGATACAGCTCGTGGAATTGCTAAAGCCGGAACAATTATGTCTCAGAGCACTTATGCTTCAACATCAATTGCTGACACTGCTGAGGCTGGTAATGGAGCACCACAATTTTTCCAATTATATATGAGCAAAGATTGGACTTTTAACGAAAGTTTGTTGAATGAAGCAAAGCGCGTGGGCGCAAAGGCTATCCTACTTACTGCCGATGCAACCGTTGATGGATATCGTGAATCTGATATTATCAACAACTTCCAATTCCCACTCCCAATGGCAAATCTTGAGAAATTTAGCTCTGGTGCTGGTAAAGGTAAAGGGATTGGCGAGATTTACGCCGCAGCTGCTCAAAAAATCAGTCCTGATGACGTTCAACGTATTAAAGATATTACTGGACTACCTGTCGTTGTTAAAGGTGTACAGTCACCTGAAGACGCTTTAATCGCTATTGGCGCTGGTGCTGATGGTGTTTACGTTTCAAATCATGGTGGTAGACAACTAAACGGTGGACCTGCATCCTTTGATGTTCTAGCTGATGTTGCCAAAGCCGTAAATCATAAAGTTCCAGTTATCTTTGATAGTGGTATCCGTCGTGGATCACACGTCTTCAAGGCTTTAGCAAGCGGAGCTGATATTGTTGCCCTAGCTAGACCGATTATCTACGGACTTGCCTTGGGTGGTGCTGATGGTGTTTATTCGGTTATTGAACATCTAAATAACGAATTTAAGACAGTTATGCAATTAGCAGGAACTAAGACAATTGATGATGTTAAACATGCTAAGCTAATCAAAAAATAA